AAATGTGTGTTTCTAAAATACATATTATTAAGTGAATACAATTTTTGTGAAAAGGACATAAAATCtaagttttaacttttaatatgTTCATTATATCATTATTAAAAGTATTAAAAGTTCCCCCAATGAAGTTCTCATCTCAGAAACTCCCATTAATGCTGCATCCCTACTCTCATTTGCTTCCATTAACTCCCTCTTGAGTGTCTCAATTGAAACTATTCACATGTCCTTAAGAACTTGAGAAACTTTCTCAGATTCAGTTTTGTTTGGGAAACTCATCATCACATTCTTGCTATGCTTCTTCTTGAACTGAGGAAATAGCCATGACATAACACCTTTACTTTTAGGCTGTTTTGGAAAGAAGCATGAGAATCAATGAGTGGAACAAGCTAAAATTGttatgttttcttttaatagGATAAACTTAAGAGCCACCAAGAAGCTGGAGACACTCCCGAAAAAGCATTTACTGCAGTATTTGGCAAAGAACAACCAGGAAGAGTTTGATGTTATGGGAGGACAATCACAAAAACATCTCTGCAGAAAGAACGGGAGATTGCTAAAATTAAGCAACAACATGCAGAGACTATAAGTTCAATGAAAATTGAACTTCATGAGACAAAAGATAGAGTCCAAAGTTTGGAGGATCTTGTGAAGCTTCTCTTGCAACAGAGTTCTCTTGGCACAAATATTGATGAAGCACTATCTTTATTACGAGCCAAGGAATCAACACATGATATAAATAGTAAGCAATGTTCGAATGGCAACGATCGTCCTTCCTCATCAACTCATGATCCAAAGTGATGACCAggtataacaaaaaaatttgcagtaatttttgtgatttatCATTTATTGGGAATGGACTATCAACATTTTTGGCCTTTGCTTTCTCTGTCTTCTGCCATCTTACTTCATGGTGACTTCTGCAATACACTCTTGCTATTTTTAATCaatcatctttttttctttttcctttttaattacttatttttgtagCGTTGTGCTACTGTGAGGAAGAAAATTTTTTCCTCATTGCTGAAATAATGTGGCTATGTTGGGGAGTGATGCGTGTTGTCACTGCAACAAACTCTAGTAACTGCTGTTTCATTCGCAGGAATGACAGAAATTGTCAAGGGAGTTGTTTCatatctttatcttttcatttttcccCCTTCAAATTTATGTTTCAGTCATTTATTTCTCTGTTGCTTTCTCTCaaacataaattaattaattttatacgaTAGtgataataaaagaataatcattaaaaaataaaagagaaaaatctaATATAGTAGTAACGTTATTTCCTTCCACACCAAACAGTTATGTGAGTGAAGTCTCTTCCTGTGAGCTTGTTCCTTCTGATTCTATGATTCTAAATAAGAACTACTAAGCTAATACCTTTTTGGAGCAATCATCGTTATCTGAATTGCATTTCTCTTTCTCAGTTTACTCAGGTACTTCATCAAACACATACCATGCATCATTTTCCGTTATTGCACCTTTTAtgtttcaatttcttttttaaatgCAATTTTAACTAAACCCCAATTCATTTAAATGCAGCAGTTATTGGACTCAGTGGAGGCAAGAGGATTTTGAGTTCATCATACCATTACTCTGATGTTACCGAAAAGCTTTCATTTGGCACTGATTTTGGATCCACACACTATCAGATTGTTCCAACAAAGTCAAGCAtagatataaaatatgcaaataGATTGacattattttgataaatattaattactatTTTGTTATGACAATTATTGTTAGacaagaattttattattttgttgagaATTATTGATGAACATGTATTAGAAATACTAATTGAActttttaatatctattttaattagaattttatttttagttattttttctcttttataattattttttattgtgcacaaatttatttattaattaaaataattacacatgtatgaacaaaaaattttattgtaaattttatttttttatatttttattacaaaaataatttttatttttatcaaaaaggCAACCCTTTTATTAGTTGCATATTTTGAATATTAGACAACACTTGTATGGTTGCATATCCAAAATAAAAAGCAACACTTGTATAGGTTGCATATCCAGAAGAAAAGGCAATATTTTAAAGGGTTGCATATTCAAAACTAATAGGCAACACTTCAAAGGATTGCAAATTCCAACTTATAAGCAACACGTAAAAGAGTTGCATTTTATTGCAAATAGACAACACTTCAAAGGATTGCAAATTCCAACTTATAAGCAATACGTAAAAGAGTTGCATTTTATTGCAAATAGGCAACACTTTTTAGTAGTGACCAAAATACGAGAGAAGAGACAACACTGCAAAAGTGTTGTCTCAAACACACCTTTGaagtgttgttgtttttcaaccAAAGGCAACACTTACCAAGTGTTGCTCTCAAAAGCGTtgcttttgaaacaaaaaagtgTTGCCTTGATCTAAGGCAACGGCTGCATATGCAACGCCGACAAAAAACGTTGCCTTAGGCCCAAAAGTGTTGCCATTGATCAAAAGCaactttttgtcagcctttagGCAACACTTTTTAAATGTTGCCTCAACCTGAAAATGTTGTAGTGCTTTAACATTGCAATCTTATGTCAATAGATTATTCGGACACCAAGCAAGACTTCATTTATCTTAAACAACACATGCTTTATTATGTCAATGGTCTTCAATGGATGTTCTTCAAATAAgctgtatttaaaaaaaactgaGATTGAAAGACAGAAATTGAGaagcaaaaattaagaaataaagaCTAATTAAATCTGTATATTATATTTAGTATAAAGTATACAAAATTGAGTTAAATTTCaatatcctatttgattttaagataaatatagcaactgaaacaaataaaattacataaataatttgttttcctttttctttttctccttttccatcttCCTTCCTCAAATTTCATCTTTTATTACACTATGTCACCTCCTCAATCCTCCTCAACCCTCTTCTCTGAGCACAATAGCAAAGGTAGAAAAGGTATAAGAGTAATACATTTGAGCAAAGTTAGtgttagaaaattaaattaagtgGTATGCAAGTAACAAAAGTTTAGAAAGTCAAAGGCAGAATTCACTTTGAATTCAAAGTGGTTATAAGTTTATGGTTCATCACTAAGATTTTACAAACTTCTTGTACTATCAACTTGTACAAGTTGAATTCAACATAGAAGACTCCACAATATTCATTAGCATGCactataattaatttattgtcaCTACCTTTGATTCATAGCAattaagaaatattattttgattaagTAGTTGCCTATAAATAGGCTCAAACTCATGTACTATAGGTGTGCTctttgaaatgaaaaaaaacATGATTATAAGAAGTGTTTTTTTGTTCTGAGTGTTGGTGATTTTGAGAGATTAAATATATGGTAGTGTTACTTATGTGAGTGAGTGATTCTAGGATCAATAAAGTGTGGGTATTTTACTTTCAGTtagccatctctttctcttgacATTGTTATTCACGCTTTTGGCTATCATCTCGGTTACTACCATGCATTTCTTTCATTTGTTTGAAGCATTGGAGTCACACAAGGAATTTgcattagaaaaaataaaataaaatagagccAATTTGGGAACCAAGTTAGTATTAAGTAAATTGATTACCTTTATGTGATTGTGATTGTAAGAGCTCAAGTGTGCTTCTAATTTCATTACCAATTCGTATTGCTTGAAGAGTTCACAATAAAACACCTTTCGGATTTCTTTCACTTTGGTCTGAATTTTTGTTCACGTTTTGCTAACACctgaatttttataatatgCACAAAGCAAGGCAAAAGAACGTGGGGGTGGAAATGAAGTTACAGGAGAGGGAAGTATGGTTtagaaggaaaataaaatacagGGTTAGATTTGGAATTTGAAAAGTTGGATGAGAGTATTTTTGGaataaatgttattaaaatttcagtctctGTTTCTAGAAATTTTAGTCCTCTATGTCTCCACTTTTTGAAGGTGTTAAAGCGACTGAAATTTTATGTTcgaaaactaaaattttagtttcaGTCTCTAACAACCAAATACAACAACGAGTTTCAATCTCTCAATCTCAATTTCGACCATTGCTTTCAAACACTACCATAGAGAAGTATGCAATCTTGTGTGTTCAAAAAACACTTGTAGTTTTAAGGTTGTTTGTAAACATTTAATCATCAAAATCAGTAGAAACCAAAAAAGACAAAATTCAACTATATATTTCAGTTGTGGGACTATCAATTTTCCAAACTAAAAATGTTCTTAAAGAAAGTCTTATGATATAAAATTGGAAAAGTATAGAAAAACAGTATATATAGTGAACAACGGTTTAAAAGAGAAAGgtaaatttgaaattaaaattcatatttttaattaattaaataattaatatcatattttaaaatttgaaaaaattaggattagcaCCTAAACCATTACGTACGGTTACACATTCACATATTATACGTTTTGTACCCCCACTACCCCCTCAACAGCATCGATCACTCCCGTAACTGTCATCATCGTCGCTGCAAAGCTCTTGATACCGCCGCACTAGGTTCTCTTCCAACCCTGTTAGTGATGCCATTTTGTACTCTCTCACCGGCGTCAATCTCTCCCGTAATGCTCATCGTCGTTGCCACAAAACTGTTGACGTTGTCGCCCCACTCACCGCCACACCAAGTTCTCTTCCAACCCAGTTAGTGGCGCCATTTTTGCACCGGTCACCCCCTTATTCATGTCAACGTGGTTCTTGTTAATAGCGGCTATTATGAGCTTGTCACACTTAGGTTCTATCCACGTCGTCACAAACAATGCCAGATTCAGCTTGGGATTTTCGTCCAGCATGAGCTCATCATTTATTATCTGGTACGCTGTCTCCTTGGATTATTTTAGTAGGCATGcggatgattattttaattcttagtCGGATGGTAATTTTAGTATGTATGcggatgattattttaattcttatgtGGATGGTTATTTAATTGGAATGGGTTTAGCTAGATACAATTAAAATATGTTGGATGTTCAATTTATTAGGTGTGCGGatgattaaatttttgaattactGAATGTGATTTTTTGGTTGGATAATTTGAGTGGagtatttttttaactttattgGGCCAAATCTTCAACCCGTCATTGTTTAGATTCTCTGTTGTCTACCTAGCAGAATCGTATAAAATTAGTCTGTCAACTAGGTTTGGATCGGAGCAAGCACACTATCATGTAAGAATGAGTAAACATTTGCAGAACATGAATTTTTAAATCATGTTTGGTTAGAGAAAGGATGTGATATATACCTGTGAAAGGTATAAGTATGGTTGGAGTCAAATTATTAATGCTTCTTTTTGTCTATCTGAAAATAATCCATCAATACTGATGTCGCTCTCTCCATTGGACTTGATAACTTTGCTGAGTTCACCATTCTCTTCAGGAACTTAATTGATGGTGACAATGTTGTTGATATTAGCATTATTTGCCTCAAATTTTCTTTGTAGGTGCGGAGGATAACCTTGCCTTTGATAGCATGTATCTAGGGTGTGACCATATTTGTCATAGTGTGAGCAAGTTTTTAGAAGTCCTCTGCCCCTATATCCTTTTTTTGACCTTCCATCACGCGTTCTTCCTCTCCCTCTATTGTAACTTGTTTTCCTTGGATGCTGCGTTTCAGTGTTGGCAGCATTAATTAAAGCTCCAAGATCACTGTCAGTGTTCATAAACTGTAGCTCTTGTTGTAGAAGCAAAGAGTAAGCAGCGCTAATGGTAGAGAGAGACTTTATCAACATAATCTGGGACCGGACAATAGAATACTAGTGACTAAGACCTCTTAGCAATTAAAATCCATGTCTTTCAAATGTACTTCTTCATCATTCTAAAGCCACACTTACATTCATTCACACTCACACATGTACAACTTGGAATTGGCATAAACTCATCCAATTCTTCGAAAATGCCTTTGAATTTGGTGAAATAGTCAGTAATTGAAAACTTTCCTTATCTCATAGTAAACAAATCCTCATGCAATTCTGCAATCCCAAATATATCTCCCTGATAAAGCGATGGTTAAGTTTCTCCCAAAGCTCATACATATCATTACATCATACACTGGGCAATATTTCAGCACTCATAGAGGCATAAAGCCAAGACAATATAAAAGTATCCCAAGCCTAAAGTGTTGGATCCGTTTGATATGATTTTCACAGATTTCCATCAATAACATaatcttgtttttttttgttttgataaaAATCTATATCAATCTGTCCCAAACATAATAGTTCTTAGTGTTCAGAGAAGTAGTTGTTAAAGAAATACCTGGATGCtcacttaaattaaaaaaatacgaACTCATTGTATCTTGCATAAGACTCACATTGGATCGAGAAGCATGTGTTTGAATCGTTGAGAAATAGTTCATCAATCAACCAAAGGTCTGATAATTGTTCGCTGAAAAACCTTGATTTTAATCTagatctaactcatcacatgtCATGGTTGCTGTTAGCGAACCTCCACACTAAGAGTCACCTGTCACAAAGATCACGAAGAACATAACCTCTTAGAGCTCGATATTCACACGTCCACACTCACTGCACCATGTGAAAACTCTGGTTCGGTGCAAACCTTGTGAAGTGAGAGTGGAAAAGGGAAGACAGTTCAGAGATTAGtgatatttaaaaaatgaaagagTGAGAAGAATGAGTCTCAATATTTAAAATTAcactgatgcgtgagcatcttctttatcttttcctagtaaatttggattcaaattgttgagtttaatcaagatttaaatatcttttagtcactatggatgctactttgagttgtgtgcAATTCTATTTATTTCAGGCAGTATTCGGATGGATTTGACGGAGTTTTGTAGCAGAAAGGGAAGAAAGCGAATTATGTTGTCAACCccgacctccttgcactcaaacAGAAATAAcctgagctacagaggtccagtTGACGTAATTTCAaaggcattggaaagctaacttctagAGCTTTTCAACGAGATATAATAGTATACCATTTTCTTTCATTTGATTCGGCTTcctccacgctgaacttgagGATCTCCAAATTTAGCGTGGACTCAAAGGAAAACCAACGAAAAAGCCACTGCCTcctccacgctgaacttggaaattctcaagttcagcgtggatGAAGCAATGCTGAACTTGAGAAtttccaagttcagcgtggatcCTAAAAACCCAAGTGGTCCCTAGACACTCATACAAGGCTGCGCATGAAGCTTAttaattttgattgaatttttattttattttaaaataggaaaatatattatttagttttagaaattataatttacattaattagaattagatataaaagggaaaagaatcaACCCTTCAGACTCGGCTCTTGGACCTCATTCCACAATTTACAGTTTTtctgaatcctagttttctcttTGAACCATGAGCagctaaacctccattgttaaggttaggagctctgtctattgtatggattgataatattatttttctattttaatttatgtactgatttatatttcaagaattgttttcgttctttatcttatgaatttgggtggaacgaaaGTATGAACCTtattctaattgagttcttgtataatatgaaaaagctctttacttgaacaacagcttgaaaacatattctcctaaatttctaattatctggacttaacgggatatgtaacatataatcctcttatatttgggcatataaactaaaattgaacttctaattggaattaagtgaccaaggaattggcgattgatgaattttagagtagactaaaaaggtctaaggaattagggtttagtcacatataattttctatgaattaaatcttgcatgattaaaatagttagtatgAAAAGTCAATCCGGAAGATAGATATCTctaaagccttaactgtttctccatATATTATTCACAACTCATTTACTGCTGCTTTCTAATATTCTGAATTTACTGTTAATGTTTTTGAACCTTCAAATACCATTTtttgtttgtctaactaagtaaatcacttaACCATTGTTACTTAGTCTATCAATCCTCGTGAgatcgaccctcattcacttgaggtactacttggtacgacctggtgcacttgccgattaatttgtgggttataaattccaCACCATACACCTACAAACTTTATATacactatatatatattctcaCCTAAGGTACAGTTAACTAGCTAAACTAATTAAGTTACATGCTAACTAACTCTATACTAGTTGTACAATGATCTAACTAATTTTTTCAACTTGATTAAGCTACTGCTGAGTTagcttctattgcttcttcctTGAACTACTATGATCTGTTACAGATGGAGGTAAAAgtcaaaaacttaaaaataacaaaaatctTAATAGGGGATGGAAAACTCATAAAAAGACCAGCTAGTGACTGCTTCTTTGGTTCCATCTCAAGCAAATTCTCCCCTTAATTTGAACACAACACTGCCTCCAATAACCTCATAATCAAGGGACCCTCAAGAAGAACCTGCAAAAGAAAAATCCATAATAATATAATCAAGTAGCTGCAGATGAAGATAAAGTTTGAAGGAGGAGGAGGGAATAAATTAGGATTATACAAAGAAGAGGGACTAAATTaggttcaaattttaaaattacagCATCCAGCATAGCAACGAAGTGTTACATTATCACTGTGATTGATAACTCATAATCGGAAAGAGATTCAGGGACCATTATATTGCTTGGAGCTCAATCAGATGATGGACCACTATagtaaaattgaaatttggaTGATTAAATTGAGTAATGGCGTAAATTTTAGAGACCACTATAAGAATTTACTCAATTAATAATACTTGTGgattatttgataaaattatttttaaaaaatgattgCAATAGTTATTGCATATAAGAATAagtatttagtattttttaaatatttattatattactataaataactttaatttttcatGTATCTTAGattattttaatagttaattatttaattaaaaatataaattattatgtatatgtaaatatatattaattaatttttagtatgcagaaaatttttaaaataattgaaacttttattcattttttaatttctaaataaaaaattactttttaatattttcaaagaTAATATgtacattttaatttttatttatttaaataatataaaatttaattaatacttCCAAtcattattcattattttttattgttgaggatatcttttttttttggggcaTGGTTGAGGATATCTTTTGAAGATAATAATctatattgttttttttttcattttttatttttttggggAGGGGATAATCTATGTGGTTTACCATGTAATTCTTTAGATTGAAAGGATTTTCTCAGTTTGGGCTACACGGCGATGTGCTAAAAGGCTGACTCAGTGATGCTGAaatacaaaatttgaaaaattccAGTGAATTGGGCCTTATaggaataaatatattttatatgagCTCAAAACAGTTACAACTTTGACTGATTTGGAAGTCTGCCAACTAGCAGCCGAGGCCTTAGATTTGGGGAGTCTGCCCAGCATAAAACAGGGTATTAGCTGATTGCACATAGTTTACTGTTCACATGCTTATGAATGTATTATTGTACCTTTATTAAATGTACAAGATTACTTTAAATCAGGTCcctcaaaaatagaaaaagattaATCTCAAGTAATTCTTCATAACTTTTCTTTATAATTGACCGAAACTTTAAGCCTGATTTAAGTATAACAAGAGATTTAGAGTCGAGAGACTTAACTTGGTATTTGGTCATTCTTACAAAagataacataattttttattaaaataaatattttaattttctaacaTTATTAATTTAAGACAATACGAATTCTTGGttaaaaaatcatcaaattataATAGAAATTGTTTTGGGAGAAGCAAaagtttttttataatatgGAATGGGGTTTAAGCCCCTTATAAACTAttaatatagttattttttaaatttcttttatcGGTAATGGTTAAGTGAAAAAGGACCATTAACAAAAATAgttataagaaaagaaaagtaacTGTACTATGAAGatctttttaaaaagaaaaatatcatcgtaaaagaaatgaaaaaaagaaatgatAATATTGATAGTGTTGGTAGTGTTGTTTATAGTGTTAAATGAGacaataatgataataaaatatgattatataataaaaatagtaaaagtagaagtttaatgataaaaatgtgaaaaataatagtattagTAGTGATAATTGATCTTATTACTGAAAAAAGTTTATGAATTTAAAATgcttataaattataaataaattttttacaaaattaattttatattattttatggaTTTGTTTTAACAAATAGTTTatattatatcaaaataataatattaaaaaccaaaacatttttttatgaaaattgaCCGAAATTGAATTGAGTCTATTTTTTACTATGATCTTTTAAGAATGTGGAGGAATATGTAATTAGTGGGCAGAAGAAAAAGTGTAATAGCTTGcagtataataataataataataataataataataataataataataataataaagttaaAATGACTATACTAAAAATTCATTTACTTCAGGACACTTTGGTTGGTCTTTTGTGCTaaacaaaattatataatattttttcattttaaaaataagactgttttgtatttttaagtttattaaaaaattaatatatttaagtaCTAAAAGAATGAAGAAACACTTATTTTAAAATGGTAAATATTATAATGCTTAAGTTATGGTGCCTAACTtactaaaaaagataaaaaaataatatttaataaactttaattattttatttttattttatatattttattttttatctataaaaataaattaaataatttagacacaataataaaaaataccataaaatcCACCTTTTAAAATAGAGAACACCCTAATATGGAATGCTTAATTTGACTAAAATATGATGGATGAGTCATCAGTGATGAGTAGGTAGATTTGGTGTCGGTTAGCAGagaaaatcaaattgaattgaGAGTATTAAATGATAATAAATGTCAGAGAATTggtaaaattattatttttagtcaataattaattattaatatttaaaattataaattaaaaatatattattaaattattaaaataaaaaattaaattaataactaaaaatattgaACAATGACAATAAATTCTGATATTCTTTGAACTCTCAAATTATTAATGAGGGAGGCAGCGATGCGTAGCCGCGTAGCACGGACAACTCGTTGCTTAATGCTTTTGCTTGCTAAGCACACAACCATGTCCAATAACCAAATAACACGTGTCATTCATCCTTATCATCTCATGCTCATATTCGCTGACACACCGATACTCGTGCCACCATAACACATTACAAAGATATCGGTAATAGCAAAGAGTTAATgtttttagtaaaaatattacttttttatatatttcatgattaatgataatatattaaaataaataaaatttaaataaatattatagtGTCTATTATATTATActtaaattactaaaaaaataaataatttttaataaattttatataatttattttttattttaaatattttattttttattttaaaaaataaattaaacaatttaaACACTACAACAGAAACACAATAAAACTtacctaaaattattacattgAGAATCACGAAACATATGAAAACTTTTAATCTAAATCTTTtgcaataaattaaaatattttatattcatgaaataaaatcagttattagaattaattattaattaatataaaatatatataaaaatataaaatatatattaaaaataaataagaagtGATAGAGATcagtaatttttgtgatttataaTCATCAAGTagttatcaataatatttttaatggtgtgagattttatttaatagtatagaattattcactttttttttgctgGTTACATACTAATCAGAATTTAATAAAGTTGTTGGACActctaaaatttttcaaaataaattaaataatatatatttataaaaatacataataactCATTTTAgttgttaattttaaaatataatagaaTTTTTACAAGAAAATTCTGTCCTCAAATCTAAGATTATAATAACTTAATAAACTGATGgcaaattgaaataaaattgaTCTTGTAACGAGAACAGCGCAATGGAGGTAAAACACATTTGAATGTAATACGTAGATAAACTTCCAAAGTGTGATACATATTATGCAAAATCGTTGTAGCTGTCATTAGATGAAAAGAGAAAACCTCTCAAATCTAATTCATTTCAGCTTTTGAAATTGACTAATTTACAATTCCGAATCAAAGAAGGCAtcgaaaaagaaataaaaaatgaaaagaagctATATTATTATTCCAACTGGCTCTGTTGTGTCTGTGGCCGGTGCTGTTGATGTTCAACATTATTATTGTCCATTATTTCTTTGTGGGTTTTATCTTCATTGAGAATGTGTTTAGCAGAATTGTTATTAGTAGCGGGCCCTTGGTTGGGAGAAGAGGAGCATTTGGCGGAGGTAGGGGTGGCCAAGAAAGTAGGCTTATCGTGTCCGGCCATAATCACAAGAATCTTGTCTTCGTAAGGCTTCACTTGCTCCTTGTTGGTTCCTTCATCAGCTTCTTTTGTCGCCAGGTTCCTCTCCATGGacctttcttgttcttcttcttcgtgGTCGTTGGATTGAATGGCAGTTAGCTTCCAGAAAGAGCAGGCCAGGATGAAGAGGGCGAAGGCTATGAGGCCCAGCATGGCCGCTAGCCCTCCGAACAGGTAAGGAACCGGCGAGTGCCATGTGGACGTGGACGACAACGACGACGAAGATGGTGTAGTAGTTGGTGCTGTGGAGGAAATCGATCTCATGTTGCTGTTTATTACAAGTTAG
This sequence is a window from Arachis stenosperma cultivar V10309 chromosome 10, arast.V10309.gnm1.PFL2, whole genome shotgun sequence. Protein-coding genes within it:
- the LOC130956100 gene encoding protein GLUTAMINE DUMPER 5-like, with translation MRSISSTAPTTTPSSSSLSSTSTWHSPVPYLFGGLAAMLGLIAFALFILACSFWKLTAIQSNDHEEEEQERSMERNLATKEADEGTNKEQVKPYEDKILVIMAGHDKPTFLATPTSAKCSSSPNQGPATNNNSAKHILNEDKTHKEIMDNNNVEHQQHRPQTQQSQLE